GTACCCGATTGCCTACCATTGATAAAGGTAATACTGTGCGGATCAGGGATGAGCCAAGAGGGTGCGAATCGGAGCTTGCGTGGGCAAGCTGGATTTGCGTGCACTGCGGGGAAAAATATAGCTTTGACTTCAGCTCCATTGGTGCTATGATGGGCCGTGTGGAATAGAAACCGTGATTGCGACTATTTCAGTTACCCGGTCGTACGATAACGAAATATTATAAGGTCACCGGTTTTGACGAACGTGCGCCGGTGGCCTTTTTTAACACTCTATGTGAGGGGAGGAACAGAGATGATGAAGCAGCTTGTCTGCGCGTCGATCTTTCTTGCGTGTGGATTGATGGCCGTCGGCTGCGGGGCCAGGAAGGAGGAGCCGGTCGCTTCTTCCCCGAAGGGTACGGCGGCTGGTGCGAAAAAGGATGGCTCCATGGCGGCGAAAGTCAATGGGGCCGTGATCACCCGCGCGGATGTAGACCAGGCGGTGAAGGCGTTGATGAACCGATTCGGCGGGCGGATGCCTCCCGAGCAGATGGCCGGCATGAAGCCCGTTATGTGGAAACAGGCGCTGGAATCGCTGATCAATCAGCGCGTGCTCATCCAGGAAGCGGACCGGGAGGGGATTCAGCCCGACAAGAAAGCCATCGATGCCCAGGTGAAAAAGATCTCCAGCCGCGCGCCCAGCGGTGAAGCGTTCCAGAAGCTGCTCGCGTCTGCGGGGATAACCGAAGTGCAACTCCGCAATGATATCGGCCAGGATCTGAAGATCGAAGCCCTCCTGGACAAAAAGGCGCCGAACACACAGGGGGCGAGCGATGAGGAGGTCAAAGCGTATTACCGCGATAATCCGGAGGAGTTCAAAGTGCCGGAGCGGGTCAGGGCCAGTCATATCTTGGTGAAGGTCAATCCGGGAGAGAGCGCGGAGGATCGGGCGCAGAAACGGCTGAAGCTCGCAGGCCTGCGCGGCAGAATCGAGAAGGGGGAGGATTTTGCGAAGCTGGCGGGTGAGAACTCCGACTGCCCCAGCAAGTCTCAGGGCGGTGATCTCGGCTATTTCGAAAAGGGTAACATGGCAAAACCGTTCGAGGACGCGGCATTCAAGATGAAGGTCGGGCAGGTCAGCGACGTGGTGGAGACGCAGTTCGGGTATCACCTGATAAAACTGACCGGCCATGAGGAAGCCGGCGTGACTCCACTGGAGAAGGTTCGAGATAAGGTGGTCACCTTCTTGAATCGTCAGAAGAGGCAGAAAGTCGTCGGGGACTATCTGCAAAAACTGCGGGGTTCCGCCACAATAGAATATGCTGAGGGTCCGCGGGCCTAGCTGGGGGAACGCAGTTGCACATGGAAGAGGTCTGGACCGGACCCCGGCAAGAAGAGTCAAGAAAAGGAGGTTGTATGAACATTTACGTGGGCGGTTTGTCCTTCGAGGTTACCGAGGAGGAACTGCGGCAGGCTTTTGAAGCCTTCGGGCAGGTTGCGTCGGTGTCCATTATCAAAGACAAATTCACCAGCGAATCGAGAGGGTTCGGATTCGTGGAGATGCCGTCCAAGGCTGAAGCTGACGCTGCGGTCGCTGGCATGAACGGCAAGGATCTGAAAGGGCGGACACTCAATGTCGGCGAGGCTCGCCCCCGCCCAGAGGGCAACCGCGGCGGCGGCAGGAGAGAGGGAGGAAGGCCAGGCGGGGGTCACCGAGGCGGCGGTGGTGGCGGTGGCGGTGGTGGACGCCCGTACCGCAATTACTAGTTGCTGGTTTCGGTTTGCGCATACGTCAGATTCAACATATCGAACCGGGGATTATCGCCATAATGGCTGATAATCTCCGGTTTCGTTTCGGGGAAATTCAGAAATAGCCGACCGTCCCAGAAGAGAAAGCAGATATATTGATTCCCTTCTCCCTTCCCCCTCACCACTTATCCCTGTAGTTCTGGCGCCGGGGTCGCAATTTGTTCAAACCATCCCGATAATTCTGCCGAACACAATCCATCAGTGTAAAAAGAAAAATCTCCGCCGCTGATACAACAACTGCTCTCTCGCCCGCCCCCGCGGAGCCTCGGAGCATAGCAAAGAGGCGTAGCTCCTGCCGGAGGTCCAGAGCGTAGCGAAGGAATCCTTGACTCCAGCGAATGCACGTCTTGCGCACGCTTGGGTTCATAAAAATCCGGCTTGAGCCTAAAAATACAGGCATACACCTACTGTATCCCTTTGGTTTCAAGTCCGTCTTTCGCTCTCTTCACAAGTAGCTGTGAAGTCCTTTCAAAAGATAGCTCACACCGAAATAGGTGAAGAGTACAAAGAAAAAACCGCCAATGGTGAAAAGAGCGGTCAAAAAAGGCAACTTCTTGATAAGCTTTCCATCTTTCTGTTCCTTCGATCTTAACATGAGTAAGGAGAAATAAAGAATCCACGTAAGCAGCGCCCATATTTCCTTGGAATCCCACCCCCAGTAGGTTGTCCATGCTTCATTAGCCCACACAGATCCTGTTAAGATGCCATAGGTGAGGAAGATGAATCCGAAACGAATGCAGACAACCGATGAATTTTCCCACTTTTTAACCGGCCGTTTGAGCCAGAGGGATATGGCCAATCCTATTCCGGTTATGAATCCCATTGCAAAACCAGCATATCCAAGGAAACATGCCGCAACGTGGATGGTCAGCCAGTTGCTCCTTAACGCAGGGAAAAGAGGACGGATCGAGGCATCCAGTGTGGATGCATACCCAAGACAGACAACGGA
This genomic interval from Candidatus Auribacterota bacterium contains the following:
- a CDS encoding peptidylprolyl isomerase, whose translation is MMKQLVCASIFLACGLMAVGCGARKEEPVASSPKGTAAGAKKDGSMAAKVNGAVITRADVDQAVKALMNRFGGRMPPEQMAGMKPVMWKQALESLINQRVLIQEADREGIQPDKKAIDAQVKKISSRAPSGEAFQKLLASAGITEVQLRNDIGQDLKIEALLDKKAPNTQGASDEEVKAYYRDNPEEFKVPERVRASHILVKVNPGESAEDRAQKRLKLAGLRGRIEKGEDFAKLAGENSDCPSKSQGGDLGYFEKGNMAKPFEDAAFKMKVGQVSDVVETQFGYHLIKLTGHEEAGVTPLEKVRDKVVTFLNRQKRQKVVGDYLQKLRGSATIEYAEGPRA
- a CDS encoding RNA-binding protein, whose amino-acid sequence is MNIYVGGLSFEVTEEELRQAFEAFGQVASVSIIKDKFTSESRGFGFVEMPSKAEADAAVAGMNGKDLKGRTLNVGEARPRPEGNRGGGRREGGRPGGGHRGGGGGGGGGGRPYRNY
- the ccsA gene encoding cytochrome c biogenesis protein CcsA, encoding MMHLQSVNIALVFYSVACVTGIFYLLNRSVALFRISVLFATGGFASLSLAISCRWIEAGHSPLTSMYETLVFFAWASWFVALVIVLPRGMRELLVLIPFVSVVCLGYASTLDASIRPLFPALRSNWLTIHVAACFLGYAGFAMGFITGIGLAISLWLKRPVKKWENSSVVCIRFGFIFLTYGILTGSVWANEAWTTYWGWDSKEIWALLTWILYFSLLMLRSKEQKDGKLIKKLPFLTALFTIGGFFFVLFTYFGVSYLLKGLHSYL